From a region of the Oryza sativa Japonica Group chromosome 6, ASM3414082v1 genome:
- the LOC4340487 gene encoding putative 12-oxophytodienoate reductase 3 isoform 2 (isoform 2 is encoded by transcript variant 2) — MVQAQAAAKEAAAAAIPLMAPYKMGRFELSHRVVLAPLTRCRSYDHVPQPHAALYYSQRATNGGLLISEATGVSATGEGYPEIPGVWTRQQVKAWKPIVDAVHRKGALFFCQLAHVGRASTNGNYY; from the coding sequence ATGGTGCAAGCGCAAGCAGCGGCgaaagaggcggcggcggcagcgatcCCGCTTATGGCGCCGTACAAGATGGGGCGGTTCGAGCTCTCCCACCGCGTGGTGCTCGCGCCGCTGACTCGGTGCCGCTCCTACGACCACGTGCCACAGCCGCACGCGGCGCTGTACTACTCGCAGCGCGCCACCAATGGCGGCCTCCTCATCTCGGAGGCCACCGGGGTGTCCGCCACCGGGGAGGGCTACCCGGAGATCCCCGGCGTCTGGACGCGGCAGCAGGTCAAGGCGTGGAAACCCATCGTCGACGCCGTCCACCGCAAGGGCGCGCTCTTCTTCTGCCAGCTAGCGCACGTCGGCAGGGCCTCCACCAACGGTaactactactag
- the LOC4340490 gene encoding putative 12-oxophytodienoate reductase 2 isoform 2 (isoform 2 is encoded by transcript variant 2), protein MASSPPVLKCCCRFPVAIKTSRTDRNPGRRYLVCAREAKMVHAPAKEAIPLLTPYKMGQLELSHRVVLAPLTRCRSYGHVPQPHAAVYYSQRATNGGLLIAEATVISPTAQGYPDTPGIYTQQQIEAWKPIVDAVHRKGALFFLQIWHVGRVSTTDFQPNGQAPISSTDKQITPDDSGMVYSKPRRLRTDEIPQIVDDFRRAARNAIESGFDGVEIHGAHGYLLDQFMKDSANDRTDEYGGNLENRCRFAVEVIDAVVAEVGAHRVGIRLSPFDNYMDCFDSNPVALGSYMVQQLNKHPGFLYCHMVEPGMAIVEGRRKITHGLLPFRKQFNGTFIAAGGYDREEGNKVVADGYADLVAYGRLFLANPDLPRRFELDAPLNRYDRSTFYTQDPVVGYTDYPFLEEIDEESTTTYA, encoded by the exons ATGGCGTCTTCGCCGCCGGTGTTGAAGTGTTGCTGCCGTTTTCCTGTGGCAATCAAAACCTCACGCACGGATAGGAATCCAGGCCGTCGTTACCTCGTGTGCGCTCGTGAG GCCAAGATGGTGCACGCACCTGCGAAAGAGGCGATCCCGCTGCTGACGCCGTACAAGATGGGGCAGCTGGAGCTGTCCCACCGGGTGGTGCTCGCGCCGCTGACGCGGTGCCGCTCCTACGGCCACGTGCCGCAGCCGCACGCCGCGGTGTACTACTCGCAGCGCGCCACCAACGGCGGACTCCTCATCGCGGAGGCCACTGTCATCTCCCCCACCGCGCAGGGCTACCCGGACACCCCCGGCATCTACACGCAGCAGCAGATCGAAGCGTGGAAACCCATCGTCGACGCCGTCCACCGCAAgggcgccctcttcttcctacAGATATGGCACGTCGGCAGGGTCTCCACCACAG ATTTCCAGCCAAATGGACAGGCGCCGATCTCGAGCACCGATAAGCAGATCACACCGGACGATTCAGGCATGGTGTACTCCAAGCCCCGGCGGCTCCGGACAGACGAGATCCCTCAGATCGTCGACGACTTCAGGCGAGCCGCGCGGAACGCCATCGAGTCGGGGTTCGACGGCGTGGAGATCCATGGCGCGCACGGCTACCTCCTCGACCAGTTCATGAAGGACAGCGCCAACGACCGCACCGACGAGTACGGTGGCAACCTCGAGAACCGGTGCCGCTTCGCCGTCGAGGTGATcgatgccgtcgtcgccgaggtGGGAGCGCACCGTGTTGGAATCAGATTATCGCCATTCGACAACTACATGGACTGCTTCGACTCCAACCCGGTAGCTCTCGGCTCATACATGGTGCAGCAACTCAACAAGCACCCAGGCTTTCTCTACTGCCACATGGTGGAGCCAGGAATGGCCATCGTCGAAGGACGGAGGAAGATCACCCATGGTCTCCTGCCATTCAGGAAGCAGTTCAATGGCACTTTCATCGCTGCTGGCGGGTATGACCGGGAGGAAGGGAACAAGGTGGTGGCTGATGGCTATGCCGATCTCGTCGCCTACGGGAGGCTCTTCTTGGCTAACCCTGACTTGCCGAGGAGGTTTGAGCTTGACGCACCATTGAACAGGTATGACAGGTCTACCTTTTATACACAGGATCCCGTTGTTGGTTATACAGATTACCCTTTTCTTGAGGAGATTGATGAGGAGTCAACAACTACCTATGCTTAA
- the LOC4340490 gene encoding putative 12-oxophytodienoate reductase 2 isoform 1 (isoform 1 is encoded by transcript variant 1), with protein sequence MASSPPVLKCCCRFPVAIKTSRTDRNPGRRYLVCAREKSGYQSIPDEIACALQAKMVHAPAKEAIPLLTPYKMGQLELSHRVVLAPLTRCRSYGHVPQPHAAVYYSQRATNGGLLIAEATVISPTAQGYPDTPGIYTQQQIEAWKPIVDAVHRKGALFFLQIWHVGRVSTTDFQPNGQAPISSTDKQITPDDSGMVYSKPRRLRTDEIPQIVDDFRRAARNAIESGFDGVEIHGAHGYLLDQFMKDSANDRTDEYGGNLENRCRFAVEVIDAVVAEVGAHRVGIRLSPFDNYMDCFDSNPVALGSYMVQQLNKHPGFLYCHMVEPGMAIVEGRRKITHGLLPFRKQFNGTFIAAGGYDREEGNKVVADGYADLVAYGRLFLANPDLPRRFELDAPLNRYDRSTFYTQDPVVGYTDYPFLEEIDEESTTTYA encoded by the exons ATGGCGTCTTCGCCGCCGGTGTTGAAGTGTTGCTGCCGTTTTCCTGTGGCAATCAAAACCTCACGCACGGATAGGAATCCAGGCCGTCGTTACCTCGTGTGCGCTCGTGAG AAAAGCGGCTACCAGTCTATACCTGACGAAATCGCGTGCGCACTCCAGGCCAAGATGGTGCACGCACCTGCGAAAGAGGCGATCCCGCTGCTGACGCCGTACAAGATGGGGCAGCTGGAGCTGTCCCACCGGGTGGTGCTCGCGCCGCTGACGCGGTGCCGCTCCTACGGCCACGTGCCGCAGCCGCACGCCGCGGTGTACTACTCGCAGCGCGCCACCAACGGCGGACTCCTCATCGCGGAGGCCACTGTCATCTCCCCCACCGCGCAGGGCTACCCGGACACCCCCGGCATCTACACGCAGCAGCAGATCGAAGCGTGGAAACCCATCGTCGACGCCGTCCACCGCAAgggcgccctcttcttcctacAGATATGGCACGTCGGCAGGGTCTCCACCACAG ATTTCCAGCCAAATGGACAGGCGCCGATCTCGAGCACCGATAAGCAGATCACACCGGACGATTCAGGCATGGTGTACTCCAAGCCCCGGCGGCTCCGGACAGACGAGATCCCTCAGATCGTCGACGACTTCAGGCGAGCCGCGCGGAACGCCATCGAGTCGGGGTTCGACGGCGTGGAGATCCATGGCGCGCACGGCTACCTCCTCGACCAGTTCATGAAGGACAGCGCCAACGACCGCACCGACGAGTACGGTGGCAACCTCGAGAACCGGTGCCGCTTCGCCGTCGAGGTGATcgatgccgtcgtcgccgaggtGGGAGCGCACCGTGTTGGAATCAGATTATCGCCATTCGACAACTACATGGACTGCTTCGACTCCAACCCGGTAGCTCTCGGCTCATACATGGTGCAGCAACTCAACAAGCACCCAGGCTTTCTCTACTGCCACATGGTGGAGCCAGGAATGGCCATCGTCGAAGGACGGAGGAAGATCACCCATGGTCTCCTGCCATTCAGGAAGCAGTTCAATGGCACTTTCATCGCTGCTGGCGGGTATGACCGGGAGGAAGGGAACAAGGTGGTGGCTGATGGCTATGCCGATCTCGTCGCCTACGGGAGGCTCTTCTTGGCTAACCCTGACTTGCCGAGGAGGTTTGAGCTTGACGCACCATTGAACAGGTATGACAGGTCTACCTTTTATACACAGGATCCCGTTGTTGGTTATACAGATTACCCTTTTCTTGAGGAGATTGATGAGGAGTCAACAACTACCTATGCTTAA
- the LOC112936094 gene encoding 12-oxophytodienoate reductase 1: MVHAPAKVAAAAAIPLLTPYKMGQLELSHRVVLAPLTRCRSYGNVPQPHAAVYYSQRATRGGLLIAEATDISPTAQGYPETPGIYTQQQIEAWKPIVDAVHRKGALFFLQIWHVGRVSTTDFQPNGQAPISSTDKQITPDDSGMVYSKPRRLRTDEIPQIIDDFRRAARNAIEAGFDGVEIHGAHGYLLEQFMKDSANDRTDEYGGSLENRCRFAVEVIDAVVAEVGAHRVGIRLSPFVDFMDCFDSDPVALGSYMVQQLNKHPGFLYCHMVEPRMAIIEGRRKIAHGLLPFRKQFNGTFIAAGGYDREEGNKVVADGYADLVAYGRLFLANPDLPRRFELDAPLNRYDRSTFYTQDPVVGYTDYPFLEEIDEESRTTYA; encoded by the exons ATGGTGCACGCACCGGCGAAAgtggcagctgcggcggcgatCCCGCTGCTGACGCCGTACAAGATGGGGCAGCTGGAGCTCTCCCACCGTGTGGTGCTCGCGCCGCTCACGCGGTGCCGCTCCTACGGCAACGTGCCGCAGCCGCACGCGGCGGTGTACTACTCGCAGCGGGCGACCAGGGGCGGCCTCCTCATCGCGGAGGCCACCGACATCTCCCCCACCGCGCAGGGCTACCCGGAGACCCCCGGCATCTACACGCAGCAGCAGATCGAGGCGTGGAAGCCCATCGTCGACGCCGTCCACCGCAAgggcgccctcttcttcctgcAGATATGGCACGTCGGCAGGGTCTCCACCACAG ATTTCCAGCCGAATGGACAGGCGCCGATCTCAAGCACCGACAAGCAGATCACACCGGACGATTCAGGCATGGTGTACTCCAAGCCCCGGCGGCTCCGGACGGATGAGATCCCTCAGATCATCGACGACTTCAGGCGAGCCGCGCGGAACGCCATCGAGGCGGGGTTCGACGGCGTGGAGATTCATGGCGCGCACGGCTACCTCCTGGAGCAGTTCATGAAGGACAGCGCCAACGACCGCACCGACGAGTACGGTGGCAGCCTCGAGAACCGGTGCCGCTTCGCCGTCGAGGTgatcgacgccgtcgtcgccgaggtGGGAGCTCACCGTGTCGGAATCAGATTATCGCCGTTCGTCGACTTCATGGACTGCTTCGACTCCGACCCGGTGGCTCTCGGCTCATACATGGTGCAGCAACTCAACAAGCACCCAGGGTTTCTCTACTGCCACATGGTGGAGCCAAGAATGGCCATAATCGAAGGACGAAGGAAGATCGCCCATGGCCTCCTACCATTCAGGAAGCAGTTCAATGGCACTTTCATCGCTGCTGGCGGGTATGACCGGGAGGAAGGGAACAAGGTGGTGGCTGATGGCTATGCCGATCTCGTCGCCTATGGGAGGCTCTTCTTGGCTAACCCTGACTTGCCGAGGAGGTTTGAGCTTGACGCACCATTGAACAGGTATGACAGGTCTACCTTTTATACACAGGATCCCGTTGTTGGCTATACAGATTACCCTTTTCTTGAGGAGATTGATGAGGAGTCAAGAACTACTTATGCTTAA